Genomic DNA from Candidatus Krumholzibacteriia bacterium:
CCGTTCCTCTGCGAACGGCGCGCCGTCGTGGTGCGCCGTTTCGAGAAAATGTCGCTGCGAGAGCCGCGAGCCGAGGCGGCACTGCTCGAGTATCTGACGCAGCCGACCCCGAGCACGGTGCTCGTGCTCGTGGCCGCCAAGCTCGATCGCCGCACCCGCATCGCCCAGGCGCTGGAAAAACGGGCGCGGGTGCTGCAGGTCGAAGCGCCGCCCGCTGCTGCGCTCCCCGACTGGGTGCGACAGCGTTTCGCCGCTCAAGGCGTGCAGGCCGAACCGCGGGCCTGCGTGCTCCTCGTCCAGTGGGTGGGGGATTCGCTCCTCGACCTGCGCAACGAGGTCGACAAGGTGGTGTTGCGCTACGGCGAAAGCGGTCGCGTCGGAGCGGCGGAGGTAACCGCGACCGTCGGCCAGTACCGTCAAGAAGAGGTGTGGGCCGTGAACCGGGCGCTGCGTGCCGACAACATGGGCGGCTTCCTGCAGGCTCTGACCCGGATCCTCGAAGTGGACGACGACTCCATTCGCGTGGTCGCGGTGCTGGCGCGGCAGGTCAGCCAGCTGCTCCGTCTCAAGCTCCTGCAGGACCGGGGTGTGCGCCAGGAGAAGGAGCTCGCGACCCGTCTCGAAGTGCCCCCCTTCGCGGTCGCCGATCTGGCGACACAGGCGACCTCATTCACCCGCAAGCAGCTCGCCCTGTGGTTGCGGAACCTGCAACATGCGGATGTGCAGATGAAGTCCCTGGCGTTGCCGTCGCGCTGGGTCCTGGAACGTGCCCTGGTAAACTCCTTCCTGGGCGAGGAGCTGGCCTAGTTCAAGCCCGTCAGGTCGCCCATGCCATCCCGCCGCCCTTCTCCTGCCTCCCGCCCGAACCATGACGTGGC
This window encodes:
- the holA gene encoding DNA polymerase III subunit delta; amino-acid sequence: MAARSRTKNYDAETLRRELREGGPGPLYAVLGEETLLAEEAVGILLEAAVPAANRDFNLNVYSGDDEAARQFLAQAQSYPFLCERRAVVVRRFEKMSLREPRAEAALLEYLTQPTPSTVLVLVAAKLDRRTRIAQALEKRARVLQVEAPPAAALPDWVRQRFAAQGVQAEPRACVLLVQWVGDSLLDLRNEVDKVVLRYGESGRVGAAEVTATVGQYRQEEVWAVNRALRADNMGGFLQALTRILEVDDDSIRVVAVLARQVSQLLRLKLLQDRGVRQEKELATRLEVPPFAVADLATQATSFTRKQLALWLRNLQHADVQMKSLALPSRWVLERALVNSFLGEELA